The Tripterygium wilfordii isolate XIE 37 chromosome 4, ASM1340144v1, whole genome shotgun sequence genome has a window encoding:
- the LOC119995872 gene encoding EG45-like domain containing protein translates to MGILSMKAFGFLGLVVVGLISMASAEPGTATFYTEYVPSACYGYEDQGVMIAAASPEIFNNRAACGRMYNVRCTGPTNQGIPQPCKGKTVNVKIVDLCPGCKGRSLDLSKQAFSWIANPDAGRIRIEFNQV, encoded by the exons ATGGGAATATTGTCAATGAAAGCTTTCGGGTTTCTTGGTCTTGTAGTTGTAGGCCTCATCTCTATGGCTTCGGCTGAACCGGGAACTGCCACATTCTACACAGAATATGTTC CATCGGCATGCTATGGGTATGAAGATCAAGGAGTGATGATAGCAGCAGCCAGTCCTGAAATATTCAACAACCGTGCTGCATGCGGAAGGATGTACAATGTTAGGTGCACAGGACCTACAAATCAAGGTATACCCCAGCCTTGCAAAGGCAAGACTGTCAATGTGAAAATTGTGGATCTTTGTCCAGGATGTAAAGGAAGGTCCCTTGATCTCTCCAAGCAAGCCTTCTCTTGGATTGCCAACCCTGACGCCGGAAGAATTCGAATCGAATTCAATCA agtttga
- the LOC119997766 gene encoding probable E3 ubiquitin-protein ligase XBOS32, which produces MRFLSIMGNSFGCSASGERLVSAARDGDLQEAKALLEYNPRLARYSTFGVRNSPLHYSSAQGHHEIVSLLLESGVDINLRNYRGQTALMQACQYGHWEVVQTLILFKANIYRVDYLNGGTALHLAALNGHSRCIRLLLADFIPSITDCWNLLGEGPDSNESISEFDKDALYEVINKPADGGITALHMAALNGHVETMQLLLDLGASVTETTAEDGTTIDLIGAGSTPLHYAACGGNAQCCQILIARGASLTAENANGWTPLMVARSWNRNLEEIFSTHSEQQFHVLPSPYICLPLMSIVKIARECGWRNSDTLPTCQDPCVVCLERKCTVAAEGCEHEFCTQCALYLCSTNRTSSAAQGPPGTIACPLCRHGIISFVKLKGTRPLVKEITRTTLSLSFCSCAGEVSEPISLTTPLCMPDPHCTRISPFGSSFRSLSCQKFPTMKMNGSLCMGPPNTSPSLVPCDVDRNLISHLANRCSRSSFRRSVSHGEGRRSWFSLLNQYVTTSGGC; this is translated from the exons ATGAGATTTCTAAGCATTATGGGCAATTCTTTTGGATGTTCTGCATCTGGGGAGCGTTTAGTTTCTGCTGCCAGAGATGGGGATCTCCAAGAAGCCAAGGCTTTATTGGAATACAATCCACGTCTTGCAAGATATTCGACTTTTGGTGTCCGCAATTCGCCTCTCCATTACTCTTCTGCTCAAGGCCACCATGAG atagtttctctctTACTTGAGTCTGGAGTTGATATCAATCTCAGGAATTATCGGGGTCAG ACTGCTCTCATGCAAGCTTGTCAATATGGTCATTGGGAGGTTGTTCAGACTCTGATTCTTTTCAAAGCCAAT ATTTACAGAGTGGATTATCTTAATGGGGGCACTGCATTGCATTTGGCTGCTTTGAATGGGCATTCGCGATGCATACGCCTACTCCTTGCAGATTTCATACCCAGCATCACTGATTGTTGGAATTTATTGGGAGAAGGACCTGATAGCAATGAATCAATTTCAGAATTTGACAAAGA TGCTCTCTATGAGGTGATTAATAAGCCTGCTGATGGGGGCATCACCGCTCTACATATGGCAGCTTTGAATGGCCATGTCGAAACTATGCAGTTGCTTCTTGACTTGGGAGCTTCTGTTACTGAAACCACTGCGGAAGATGGGACTACAATAGATCTAATTG GTGCTGGAAGTACACCCCTGCACTATGCTGCATGTGGTGGGAATGCACAATGCTGTCAG ATTTTGATTGCCAGGGGAGCGAGTCTGACTGCTGAAAATGCAAATGG ATGGACTCCATTGATGGTAGCTCGCTCATGGAATAGAAACCTTGAGGAAATTTTTAGTACCCATTCGGAACAGCAGTTTCATGTCCTTCCCTCGCCTTATATATGTCTTCCCCTCATGAGTATTGTCAAAATTGCCAG AGAATGTGGATGGAGGAACAGTGATACCTTACCCACATGCCAGGATCCATGTGTCGTTTGTTTGGAAAGAAAGTGCACGGTAGCTGCAGAAG GTTGCGAACACGAGTTCTGCACACAGTGTGCATTGTATCTCTGTTCCACGAACAGAACCTCAAGTGCTGCTCAAGGTCCTCCCGGCACCATTGCATGTCCTCTCTGCCGGCATGGGATAATTTCATTTGTTAAGCTCAAAGGAACTAGACCATTAGTTAAGGAGATCACAAGAACAACGTTGTCCCTCTCATTTTGCTCATGCGCAGGTGAAGTATCAGAGCCGATTTCACTAACGACACCATTATGCATGCCCGACCCTCATTGCACCCGAATTTCTCCATTCGGGTCCTCTTTCCGTTCACTGAGTTGCCAGAAATTCCCAACCATGAAAATGAACGGTAGCCTCTGCATGGGGCCTCCCAATACTAGCCCGTCTTTAGTTCCTTGCGACGTTGACCGGAACCTCATTAGCCACCTCGCTAATAGGTGTTCCAGATCAAGCTTCAGACGTTCCGTTTCTCACGGTGAAGGCAGAAGATCATGGTTCTCTCTACTGAATCAGTATGTAACTACAAGTGGTGGGTGCTGA
- the LOC119997795 gene encoding RING-H2 finger protein ATL13-like, translating to MGWVHLPVKVSPPFFLPLTLPPPPPQQNFDFNLDTKVRPSILLIIVVLAIIFFVSGLLHLLVRLLLSPPNRDPEEMDNVTALQGQLQQLFHLHDAGVDQSFIDTLPVFNYKAIIGLRDPFDCAVCLCEFEPEDKLRLLPKCSHAFHMACIDTWLLSHSTCPLCRASLLHDSSPNNSCSPPIVLVLESGSESSRELEGPIGRTSSVMRTNSFLGFHRDIDLGSTHLDFSHKSCEIVTKEESCPTIVLDSGDKVVPVKLGKFRNVDGGEGSSSSSNCNNDTDVRRCFSMGSFEYVMDENTLLQVPIRTPMKKQSSKKPSLPLTPGHRLAMSECGFDSRREFNGFDAIGSCRTNGSSSICANNGSAISSAKKDSLSVSKIWLQDKQSETEDSSRRAFSFRFPWRKSVDGVADEKGKNVNCGGSAFSEIDSELGCCDEENQSCNSLDSQAKTPSFARRTLLWLVGRQNKVVHSSYSSNI from the coding sequence ATGGGTTGGGTTCATCTACCAGTTAAGGTTAGTCCACCATTCTTTCTGCCACTGAcactaccaccaccacctccacagcagaattttgatttcaatttaGACACTAAGGTTAGGCCTAGTATTTTGCTTATCATTGTAGTTCTTGCTATAATCTTCTTTGTTTCTGGGTTGCTTCACCTCCTAGTGCGGTTGCTATTAAGCCCACCTAATAGAGACCCAGAAGAAATGGACAATGTGACTGCCCTTCAAGGGCAATTGCAGCAACTCTTCCATCTTCATGATGCTGGTGTTGATCAGTCATTCATAGACACCCTCCCTGTTTTTAACTACAAAGCCATTATTGGATTAAGAGACCCATTTGACTGTGCTGTTTGTTTGTGCGAATTTGAGCCTGAAGACAAGCTCAGATTGCTACCAAAATGTAGTCATGCCTTTCACATGGCGTGTATAGACACATGGCTCTTGTCACACTCCACTTGCCCTCTATGCAGAGCTAGCTTGCTCCATGATTCTTCTCCAAACAATTCTTGCTCACCACCCATTGTTCTGGTTCTTGAATCTGGAAGTGAAAGCTCAAGAGAGCTGGAAGGTCCAATAGGGAGAACCAGTTCTGTTATGAGAACAAATTCCTTTCTGGGTTTTCATAGAGACATTGATTTGGGATCAACCCATCTCGATTTTTCTCATAAATCTTGTGAAATTGTAACAAAGGAAGAATCTTGCCCAACAATAGTCCTAGATTCAGGAGACAAAGTTGTGCCTGTTAAATTAGGGAAGTTTAGGAATGTTGATGGTGGTgaaggcagcagcagcagcagcaactgCAACAATGACACTGATGTAAGGAGATGCTTCTCTATGGGTTCTTTTGAGTATGTAATGGATGAGAACACTTTACTTCAAGTACCAATTAGGACACCCATGAAGAAACAATCAAGCAAGAAACCATCTTTGCCACTCACACCAGGTCACAGACTCGCAATGTCCGAATGCGGTTTTGATTCAAGAAGAGAATTCAATGGATTTGATGCAATTGGTAGTTGTAGAACTAATGGAAGTTCTAGCATTTGTGCTAACAATGGCAGTGCAATTAGTAGTGCCAAAAAAGATAGCCTTTCAGTATCAAAGATTTGGCTTCAGGACAAGCAGAGTGAAACAGAGGATTCATCAAGAAGGGCTTTTTCTTTCCGATTTCCGTGGCGCAAAAGTGTCGATGGTGTTGCTGATGAGAAGGGAAAGAATGTGAATTGTGGTGGAAGTGCATTTTCAGAGATTGATAGTGAATTGGGTTGTTGTGATGAAGAAAATCAGAGCTGTAACAGTTTGGATTCTCAAGCGAAAACTCCATCTTTTGCAAGGAGGACTCTGCTTTGGCTTGTTGGGAGACAAAACAAGGTTGTTCATTCCTCCTATAGTTCCAACATCTAG
- the LOC119997003 gene encoding uncharacterized protein LOC119997003, which translates to MRSRACFASANYKRKWRQMGGGLIMKKKVRFAKISMENKDVHILRKIIPQCEEVEDVETLLLKSIEYVIKLKLQVSYLRGLYQFYGVL; encoded by the coding sequence ATGAGATCAAGAGCTTGCTTTGCATCTGCCAATTATAAACGAAAATGGAGGCAAATGGGTGGTGGTTTGATTATGAAGAAGAAGGTAAGGTTTGCCAAGATTTCCATGGAAAATAAAGATGTTCATATTTTGAGGAAGATTATTCCACAGTGTGAAGAGGTTGAGGATGTTGAAACCTTGCTCCTAAAGTCCATTGAATATGTTATCAAGCTAAAATTGCAAGTTAGTTATCTTAGAGGCCTCTATCAGTTCTATGGTGTCCTTTAA